A genomic segment from Rosettibacter firmus encodes:
- the leuB gene encoding 3-isopropylmalate dehydrogenase, whose product MYKITLLPGDGIGPEVTSAAVKVLKCVGEKFNTEFNFNTALIGGASYDKFSTPLTDDVLNECYSSDVVFLGAVGGPKWENLPHHLKPEAALLKLRKALGLYANLRPAKVYTPMLSYSSLKEEILKDTDVMIVRELTGGIYFGNPRGYDEEKGFNTMIYTKDEVERIAKTAFELAKVRNKKVTSVDKANVLEVSQFWRKIVIDVHKNYPDIELNHMYVDNAAMQLVRYPKQFDVILTSNLFGDILSDIAAMITGSLGMLPSASIGSKYALYEPVHGSAPDIAGKNIANPIAAISSAAMMLKYSFQMDKAAELIENSIENVLSKGYRTKDIYKEGDKLVSTDEMTDKIIEEFEKLFTKEAINVFTL is encoded by the coding sequence ATGTATAAAATTACTCTTTTACCCGGAGATGGAATTGGTCCCGAAGTTACATCCGCAGCAGTAAAAGTACTTAAATGTGTAGGCGAAAAATTTAATACAGAATTTAATTTTAATACTGCTTTGATTGGCGGTGCTTCTTACGATAAATTTTCTACACCATTGACTGATGATGTGTTGAATGAATGTTATAGTTCTGATGTAGTATTTCTGGGTGCAGTTGGTGGTCCTAAATGGGAAAATCTTCCTCATCACCTAAAACCAGAAGCAGCTCTTCTGAAACTCAGAAAAGCATTGGGCTTATATGCAAATCTTCGCCCAGCTAAAGTTTATACACCAATGCTTTCTTATTCATCTTTGAAAGAAGAAATTTTGAAAGATACTGATGTTATGATTGTAAGAGAATTAACCGGTGGAATTTATTTTGGTAATCCTCGTGGCTATGATGAAGAAAAAGGTTTTAATACAATGATTTATACAAAAGATGAAGTCGAAAGAATTGCAAAAACAGCTTTTGAACTTGCAAAGGTTAGAAATAAAAAAGTTACATCTGTAGATAAAGCAAATGTTCTAGAAGTATCACAATTCTGGCGCAAAATTGTTATTGATGTTCATAAAAATTATCCAGATATAGAGCTTAATCATATGTATGTTGATAATGCAGCAATGCAATTGGTGAGATATCCAAAACAATTTGATGTTATTCTTACATCAAATCTTTTTGGTGATATTCTCAGCGATATTGCTGCTATGATTACTGGTAGTCTTGGAATGCTTCCTTCAGCAAGTATTGGTTCTAAGTATGCTTTATATGAACCTGTTCATGGAAGCGCACCAGATATTGCAGGTAAAAATATTGCAAATCCAATTGCAGCAATTTCTTCTGCTGCTATGATGCTTAAGTATTCTTTTCAAATGGATAAAGCAGCCGAGTTAATAGAAAATTCAATCGAAAATGTACTTTCAAAAGGATATAGAACAAAAGATATTTATAAAGAAGGAGATAAACTTGTCTCTACGGATGAAATGACTGATAAAATAATTGAAGAATTTGAAAAACTTTTTACTAAGGAAGCAATAAATGTATTTACACTATAA
- a CDS encoding 2-isopropylmalate synthase, protein MEPTRILIFDTTLRDGEQSPGASLNVHEKLEIAHQLAKLNVDIIEAGFPISSPAQFEAVRRIAEEVNCIIAALARANEKDIKAAADALLPAPRKRIHTFASTSDYHILGKFGHEKYGRSLEEKRKTILKMSIDAVTYAKTFTDDVEFSAEDAGRTDIGYLSEVIEAAIEAGATTVNIPDTTGYTLPFEFGNKIAELKKRVKNIDKAIISVHCHNDLGLAVANSLSAILNGARQVECTINGIGERAGNASLEEIVMILNVRKDLLNYYTNINTREIYNTSKMVSAFTGLLVQRNKAIVGENAFAHESGIHQDGVLKNRETYEIMTPESVGIPKNKIVLGRHSGRHGLKVRLQELGYTVNDEELQKVYDAFIELADKKKEVFDDDLRMLMGDEIQKREEIYELDYLHVNAGTNLVPNAVVRIKVGDKIIEESATGDGPVDAVFNSIERALSIKSELESYQVRSVTAGREAMGEVIVRIRSGGKSFTGRGISTDIIEASAKSYLNALNQKELYFKEEPLNKKEQISEVI, encoded by the coding sequence ATGGAACCAACAAGGATATTGATATTTGATACTACATTAAGAGATGGTGAACAATCACCTGGTGCTTCTTTAAATGTTCATGAAAAATTAGAGATAGCACATCAACTCGCAAAATTAAATGTTGATATAATAGAAGCAGGTTTTCCAATTTCTTCGCCCGCTCAATTTGAAGCAGTTAGAAGAATTGCTGAAGAAGTAAATTGTATAATAGCTGCTCTGGCAAGAGCAAACGAAAAAGATATCAAAGCAGCGGCAGATGCTCTATTACCTGCGCCAAGAAAAAGAATTCATACATTCGCAAGTACATCAGATTATCATATATTAGGAAAATTTGGCCACGAAAAATATGGCCGAAGCCTCGAAGAAAAAAGAAAAACAATTTTAAAAATGTCAATTGATGCTGTTACTTATGCGAAAACATTTACAGATGATGTGGAATTTTCTGCAGAAGATGCTGGTAGAACAGATATAGGCTATCTTTCAGAAGTAATAGAAGCAGCAATCGAAGCAGGTGCTACAACTGTTAATATCCCTGATACTACAGGTTATACTTTGCCATTTGAATTTGGAAATAAAATTGCTGAATTGAAAAAGAGAGTTAAAAATATAGATAAAGCAATTATAAGTGTACATTGCCACAACGATCTTGGACTTGCAGTTGCTAATTCATTATCGGCAATTCTTAATGGTGCACGTCAGGTTGAATGTACGATTAATGGAATTGGTGAGCGTGCTGGTAATGCTTCGCTCGAAGAGATTGTAATGATTTTAAATGTGAGAAAAGATTTATTGAATTACTATACTAATATCAATACACGAGAAATTTATAATACAAGCAAAATGGTTTCTGCATTTACTGGACTCCTTGTTCAAAGAAATAAAGCAATTGTTGGAGAAAATGCATTTGCGCATGAATCAGGAATTCATCAAGACGGTGTTCTTAAAAACAGAGAAACATACGAAATTATGACTCCTGAAAGTGTTGGAATTCCTAAAAATAAAATTGTTTTGGGGAGACATTCAGGAAGACATGGATTAAAAGTAAGATTGCAGGAATTAGGTTATACTGTGAATGATGAGGAACTTCAAAAAGTTTATGATGCTTTTATTGAACTTGCAGATAAAAAGAAAGAAGTGTTTGATGATGACTTAAGAATGTTAATGGGAGATGAAATTCAGAAACGGGAAGAAATATATGAACTTGATTATTTACACGTGAATGCAGGAACAAATCTTGTCCCTAATGCAGTGGTTCGTATAAAAGTTGGTGATAAGATAATCGAAGAATCTGCTACAGGTGATGGTCCTGTTGATGCAGTGTTTAACTCAATCGAAAGAGCATTATCAATAAAATCTGAATTAGAATCTTATCAGGTTCGTTCAGTTACAGCTGGAAGAGAAGCAATGGGCGAAGTTATTGTTAGAATTAGAAGTGGTGGTAAGTCTTTT